A window from Planctomycetota bacterium encodes these proteins:
- a CDS encoding DEAD/DEAH box helicase family protein, whose translation MEPEQVLRLSFDRGTLRLDGARESDADLARETGPWVWDERIGAFRCDAIHYVRVRAELSEQFPGRFVDEVPVPPHVKWGVVSLPPLRREQQEALDAWRAAGGRGQVVMPTGTGKTEVALAAMRHTSVATLVVAPVRDLMYQWHRRILRGLGCDAGILGDNRHNVRSVTVTTYDSAYAHMGELGARFGLVVFDEEHHLPGPCRREAALFCAAPMRLGLTATPERSDGLDADLAWLVGPVVYRQEIPHAKGKTLADYDVVRIPVALTDEEQARYEDYGRLVRSFIAERRKEKPGY comes from the coding sequence ATGGAACCCGAGCAGGTTCTCCGCTTGTCTTTCGACCGCGGGACACTCCGGCTGGACGGCGCGCGGGAGTCGGACGCCGACCTGGCTCGGGAGACGGGACCGTGGGTTTGGGACGAGCGGATCGGGGCATTCCGGTGCGACGCGATCCACTACGTGCGCGTGCGGGCAGAGCTGTCGGAGCAGTTCCCCGGGCGGTTCGTGGACGAGGTGCCGGTGCCGCCGCACGTGAAGTGGGGCGTGGTGAGTCTCCCACCCCTGCGTCGGGAGCAACAGGAAGCGCTCGACGCCTGGCGGGCGGCCGGCGGCCGCGGGCAGGTCGTCATGCCGACCGGCACGGGGAAGACCGAGGTCGCCCTGGCGGCCATGCGGCACACGAGCGTGGCGACGCTCGTCGTGGCGCCGGTGCGCGACCTGATGTACCAATGGCATCGGCGCATCCTCCGCGGCCTTGGGTGTGATGCGGGCATCCTTGGGGACAACCGGCACAACGTCCGCAGCGTGACGGTCACCACCTACGACAGCGCCTACGCCCACATGGGCGAGCTGGGCGCACGGTTCGGGCTCGTGGTCTTCGACGAGGAGCACCACCTGCCCGGCCCGTGCCGCCGGGAGGCGGCGCTCTTCTGTGCCGCGCCGATGCGGCTGGGCCTGACGGCGACGCCGGAGCGCTCGGACGGCCTCGATGCCGATCTGGCGTGGCTCGTCGGCCCCGTCGTCTACCGTCAGGAGATCCCGCACGCCAAGGGGAAGACCCTGGCGGACTACGACGTGGTGCGCATCCCCGTGGCGCTGACAGACGAGGAACAGGCGCGCTACGAAGACTACGGTCGCCTCGTCAGGTCCTTCATCGCCGAACGGCGGAAGGAGAAGCCCGGCTACG